The following nucleotide sequence is from Pasteurella multocida.
TCATGATAAAAAACCTACCGCACTTTTGCATTGCGCAATGTGCGGTAGGTTTTAAATACGTTTTAAAAAAGCTAAAGCGTCAGTTTAAAGTACCGAAACAGCTTTAATTTGCGCAAAGACTGGTTGCCCAAGCTGTAATGCCAAGTCTTCTAATGCCCATTTACTAATGGTCGCCCAAATTGGCTTTTCATCAATCTCAATCTGCACATCTACACGATTTTCTCGTTCAACAATACGCTTCACTTTACCGTGTAGAATATTACGAATACTGGTTTTTTCTGGTTGTGTTAAACTAAGCGATACATCGGAGCCTTTAATACAAATACGGATGTTTTCCCCTACTTCTGCTTGTTGCGCCTTAATCCAAATCTGTTGTTGCTGTAAACCAAGAGCGGTGACTTGATAGCCAGTATTGTTGTGTAAAATTGGCAAAGAAAGAACCGCACTTTGCTCATCCTCTAATTTCCAAGGTAAGAATAACGGATTTTCCCAAATCGACTCTAAACGATCAAAGGCTCGAACTTTTCCTTCATCTAGCAATACCACATATTCAGCTAAACGCAATAATTCTTCTATGCTATGTGTCACATACAAAATCGGAATATCAATCTTTTTCGATAAGGTTTCTAGATAACTCATCAACTCACGCTTACGCGGTAAGTCTAACGCTGAAAGCGGTTCATCCATCAGTAAAATTTCTGGCTGTGTTAAGAGTGCTCGACCAATCGCCACACGTTGTTTCTCACCACCAGACAAGGTAATAGGATAACGTTTGAGTAAATGCCCAATGCCTAACAACGACACAATATCATCAAATTTTGCTAGATCGATTTTCTTAATGCCGTAACATAAATTACCTTTGACGGTGTAATGCGGAAATAGTCGCGCATCTTGAAAAACATAGCCGATATGTCGTTGATAAGCGGGAATACAAATCGCTTTTGATTGATCCACAAGAACGCGATCATTTAAGGAAATATATCCCTCATCTGGATGAACTAAGCCACTTACTAAATTAATTAACGAGGTTTTACCTGAACCGGATAGTCCAAAAAGGGCGGTCACACCACGCGCAGGGATCTGTAAATTGGCTTCAAGGGCAAGCTGACCGAGTTGTTTCTTGACATTAATCTTTAGCATGACTCTGCCCCAATTTTTTCTGCATGTTTTTTGCTAACCACTCCGACAATAACAAAGATATTAAAGAGAGAATAATCGCTAAGACACATAATCTCGCGGCTTGTTCTTCTGCGCCGGGGGTTTGAATAAAGGTATACATCGCTAAAGGAATGGTTTGCGTTTCACC
It contains:
- the modC gene encoding molybdenum ABC transporter ATP-binding protein ModC — protein: MLKINVKKQLGQLALEANLQIPARGVTALFGLSGSGKTSLINLVSGLVHPDEGYISLNDRVLVDQSKAICIPAYQRHIGYVFQDARLFPHYTVKGNLCYGIKKIDLAKFDDIVSLLGIGHLLKRYPITLSGGEKQRVAIGRALLTQPEILLMDEPLSALDLPRKRELMSYLETLSKKIDIPILYVTHSIEELLRLAEYVVLLDEGKVRAFDRLESIWENPLFLPWKLEDEQSAVLSLPILHNNTGYQVTALGLQQQQIWIKAQQAEVGENIRICIKGSDVSLSLTQPEKTSIRNILHGKVKRIVERENRVDVQIEIDEKPIWATISKWALEDLALQLGQPVFAQIKAVSVL